The following nucleotide sequence is from Streptomyces brevispora.
GACGTAGATGCCGAGGTGGTCGCCGTACTCGTGCCGCGGCGCCGCCCCGGAGTGGGTGACGATCGGCATGCCGGTCTCCGCGGCGGCCGCCCAGACGGAGTCGTAGCGGCGGTCGTGGTACGGGGCCTTGTCCACCCACATGGAGGGGATCATCAGGGCACCGAGGCCGGACTCCTTCGCCCGGTGGATCTCGGCGACGACCCGTCCGGTCTCGCCGGTGACGGGCAGCAGGGCGACCCCGCAGTGGCGTTCGGGGTGCTGCGAGACGAAGTCGGCGAGCCAGCGGTTGTGGGCCTGCGCGCCGGCCATGCCCAGCTCCGGGTCCTGGTCGCCGGAGAGGCCGAGACCGACGCCGAAGGGGGCCGCGGTGCGGCTGTCGACGGCGTCCGCGTCGGGGAAGACGACCTCGGCCGCCACGCCGTCGCCGTCGAGTTCCCTGAGCCGCTGGGCGGAGTCCCAGCCGCCCCTGAGGCCTTCCTCGTTGTCCTGGAACCAGGTGTCGGCGAAGGCCTCGTTGCGGACGCCGAGGCGGGTCATCTCCTCGCGGCGGCGGTCGCGGCCGGCGAGGAAGTCGTCGAACTCCCGGTGCAAGCGGCGGTCGAGGTAGGGCCGGTACTCCTCGGTGGGCAGTCCGGCATGACAGTCGGAGGAGATGATCAGGTACGGGTCGTCATCAGTCATCGCTCACTCCTCAGTCGAGTATGAAGCTCTCCAGGTACGACGGGTTGGACCGGTCGAGCATCGACTGCGACCTGGCGCGGATCTGCCGGTCGCTGTGCTCGCTGTCCGGCAGCATCCAGAAACGGTCGGCGCGGATGCCGTCCACGACGGTCGCGGCGACGTCCTCCACGGGGGTGAACTCCACCTCGTGGCCCGCCGACTTCATCGCGCTCTCCCACTGGCCGAGGCTGCGGTACGGGGTCCGGCGCGGGCGCTCCTTGGCGTAGCGCTCGGGGCGGTTGCGGTGGGACTCCCACAGTCCGGTGCGCAGCATGTGCGGGCCGGGGAAGAGGACCGAGGCGCCGATCGCCGCGTTCTCCGCCCGCAGGTGCGCGTACAGCGATTCGGTCATGGTGACGACGGCGGACTTGGTGACCGCGTACACGGAGGCGGTGGGCAGCGGGGCGATCCCGCCGTCGCCGGAGGAGGTGTTGACGACATGGCCGGGGGCGCCGTCCGCGAGCATGCGCGGCACGAAGGCCTGGATGCCGTGGAAGACACCCCACACGTTGACCGCGAAGGCCCACTTCCAGTCGTTCGGTTCGTGCTCCCACATCCGGCCCTCGGCGCCCGATCCGACCCCGGCGTTGTTGCACAGCACGTGCACGGCACCGAAGGTGTCGTACGCGGCTTCGGCGAGCGCCTGTACGGAGTCGCGTTCGCTGACGTCGACGACCCTGGCCAGCACCCGTGCCCCGTCCGCGCGGAGTTCACCGGCGGCCCGGTCGAGCGCGCCCTCCTCCACATCGGCGAGCACGACGTTCAGCCCCTCGGCCGCGAATCGGCGTGCCATCGCGAGACCGATTCCGCTCGCGGCCCCGGTGACGACGGCGGTCCGGCCCTCCTCCAGCCTCATCGGACGCTCCCTTCGGGCGGGCCGTCGTGGATCTGCTGCGGATCGTCGTAGCGCTGGTGGACGTACGGCAGCAGCGCGTCGGCGCTGACCCGCTCCACGGCCCTGCCCTGCTGGTCGCTGGTCTTCTCGCCGATGGTGAGTTCGATCAGCCTGCGGACGGGGAGGTCGGCGACCGGGTCGTACATGGACTCGCGCAGCACCACGTCGCCGGTGATCCGCTCCAGTCTGCGGAACTTCTCGTTCCGGGTGCAGTGGATCAGTACGGGTCCGGAGTCGAAGCCCTCGCCGTCCACGGCGGGCAGGAACTTGAAGTAGAAGTCGAGCTTGGTGACCGGTTCGGGCAGCGGGAGCGGTTCGCCGACCGCGCCGCGGATCTCGACGAAGGCGATGCCGTGGCGGACAAGCCGGGCCCGGACGACAAGGCCGTCGCGTTCGACGCTCACCTCGCCGAGCTTCTTCGGTTCGCCGAACACCTCGCGGCCGCCGGTCAGCGCCCGTTCGTGGGTCATCGGCATGACCAGCGGATACCAGCCCTCGTGCCCGTCGTGGACGGCGGCGACGGCGACGGAGCCCGCGCCGAGCGGATAGCCCGGGAGGTCGACCTTGCTGATACTGGCCCGGACGAGCGGGCGCCCGGAGGGTTTCAGGGGCGGCGGCAGGACGGCCGCCACCGCGTCGGGGTCGCTCTCCCAGAGGGCGGTGACGCCGGTCGACCAGATGTCGGGGAGCCTGGAGCGGGCCTCGCGGGATGCCGCGATCTCGGCCTCGGTGCGCGCGCCGTACCGTACACGTGCCATGCGGTGCCACCCTTCTCGGTTGTCCGCTTCCCGGTTCTCCGTGCCGGGTTCTGTAACACAGTTACACCGGAGACGATGAAGGGTAAATAGGCATGCGTGTAACGGAGTTGCGGAGCCAGGAGGAGATGTGGCGCGATCGGCGCTGACCCGTGAGGAGGTCCTCGTGACCGCCGCCGGACTGGTGCGGCAGCACGGTCCGCAGAGCCTCACCATGCGCAGCCTGGCCACCGAACTGGGCACCGCCGTCACCTCGATCTACTGGCACGTCGGCAACCGCGAGTCGCTGCTGGACGCCCTCGTCGAGCGCACCGTCCAGGAGATGGGCACCCTGCGCCCCACCGGCCGGGCCCCGGCAGCCCGGATCGTCTCCGTGGCCCGCGGGCTGCGCCGTGAGCTGCGCGCCCGCCCGCATCTCATCGCGATGGTCCACGAACGGGGGCTGACGGAACGGATGTTCCTGCCGGCGCAGCAGGCGCTCGTCCATGAGGTGCACGCCGCCGGGCTCCGCGGCGCGCGGGCGGCGGGCGCGGTCCGGGCGGTGCAGTTCCACACCGTCGGCTTCCTGCTGGTGGAGCGCAACCGGGAGCGGTCCCCCGTCCAGTCACCGGCCGAGGGCGATCTGTGGAGCGCGTCGACGGCGGGCGGCGATCCGGCACTGGCCCGCGCGCTGACCCGGCCCGCCGACCCGGACCGGCTGTTCGCCACCTCCGTACGGGCCCTGGTGGACGGGCTGCTGGCAGGCTCGTCGAAGGAGGGACGGTCCACCGGCGGGGACCGGGGGTGACGGCCGAATAGGGGACTGTCGGTCGCGGCCCGTATTCTCTGTGACCATGCTCGACGACCGTCAGACCGCAGCACCGTGGCCGACCGCCTACCCGCAGGGGTACGCGGTCGTCGACGTGGAGACCACCGGACTCGCACGGGACGACCGGATAATCTCCGCCGCCGTCTACCGCCTGGACGCGCAGGGCAACGTCGAGGACCACTGGTACACCCTGGTCAACCCGGAGCGGGACCCCGGCCCCGTCTGGATCCACGGGCTGACCAGTGACGTACTCGAAGGCGCCCCGCTCTTCCCCGAGGTCGCCGCCCAGCTCTCCGAGCGGCTCGCCGACCGCGTCCTGGTCGCGCACAACGCCGCCTTCGACTGGTCGATGCTCGCCCGGGAGTACGCGCGGGCCTCGGTGATCGCCCCGGTCCAGCAGCGGCTGTGCACCATCGCGCTCTCCAAGGAGCTGCGGCTGCCGCTGCCCAACCACAAGCTGGAGTCACTGGCCGCGCACTTCGGGGTCGTGCAGCAGCGCGCGCACCACGCGCTGGACGATGCCCGGGTGCTGGCCGAGGCGTTCCGCCCGAGTCTGCACGCGGCGGCGGACGGCGGGCTGCGGCTGCCGCTGCTGGAGTGCCGGCCGCTGACCGAGTGGTCGGACTCCCCCGTCACCCCGCGGGTCGGCTACCAGGCCTCGTACGGTGCCCGGACCAGCTGGCGTCCCTCGCGCAAGCGTCCGTCCTGCCCGTATCCGAACCCGGGGCGGTACGAGAAGGACAAGCCTCTGATGCAGGGCATGCGGGTGGCGTTCTCCGGGGACACCTCGATCGACCGTGAGCTGCTGGAGGACCGGGCGGTGGAGGCCGGGCTGCATGTGGCGACCAGCGTCTCCCGGCTGACCAGTCTGCTCGTGACCAATGACCCGGACGCGGCGACGTCGAAGACGCTGAAGGCCAAGTCGTTCGGCACCCCGATCCTGGAGGAGAGCGCGTTCACCCATCTCCTGCGGGATGTGGCCGCGTCATCGAAGGGCTCGTCGCCGGCGCCGTCATCGGAGTGAACCGGGGGCGACTCGCCCGCCCGCCGCTCGCCCGCCGCCGCCTCGCGTCCCACCCTGTGGCGCATGGCACGTTGCGAGGTATGCGGAAACGACTACGGGATGTCCTTCGAAGTGCACGCGCAGGGCGCGGTGCATGTCTTCGACTGCTTCTCCTGCGCCATTCACCGGATGGCGCCGATCTGTGAGCACTGCCGGGTCCAGGTCATCGGCCAGGGTGTCGAGGTGGACGGGCACTGGTTCTGCGGGGGTCACTGCGCCCGCGCGGAGGGGAAGGTGGGGATCATCGACAAAGTCTGAGCACCGGGGCGCCGCCCCGCTTCCCCCACCCCCTGCGCGAGGCACCCCATGACGCAGTTGTACCGTCATGGGGTGTACCGCTTCCTGTTGACCCGGCAGTGGCTGATCCTCGCCCTCCTTGCCCTCGTCATGATTCCCACGATGGTCGAGCTGGGCTTCTGGCAGCTGCACCGGCATGAGCACAAGGTCGCGCAGAACTCCCTGATCTCGCACAACCTCAAGGCGAAGCCGGTTCCGGTCGCCGCGCTCACCTCCCCCGGCCACACCGTCCCGCGCTCCGACTACTGGCGTGCGGTGAAGGCCACCGGAACGTACGACGAGAAGCACCAGGTCGTGGTGCGCCGCAGGACCTCCACCGACGGCAGCATCGGCTTCCACGTACTGGTCCCGTTCGACCTCAGGGGCGGCGGCACGGTGATGATCAACCGTGGCTGGATCCCCACCGCCGACGACCAGCGCGCCTTCCCCGACGTACCGGCCGCGCCGAAGGGCGAAGTGACCGTCACCGGGCGGCTCAAGGCCGACGAGACGACGGGCAGCAGCGGCATCAAGGACCTCTCGGACCTGCCGGACCGCCAGGTGATGCTGATCAACAGCGCCGAGCAGTCCAAGCTGCTCTCCCGGCCGGTCCTCGGCGGCTACCTGGAGCAGACCGGGCCCGTACCGTCCGGCGACACCCCCGAGCTGATCGAGGCTCCCGACGACAGCTCCATCGGCCCGCACATGGCGTACGCCGTGCAGTGGTGGCTGTTCGCCGCCGGTGTTCCGGTCGGTTATGTGGTGCTGGCCCGCCGCGAGAAGCGCGACCTGGTGGCGGCAGCGGCCGCGGCCGCCGACGCGCAGGCCGCCCCGGCCGAGCCCGGAACGCCCGAGCCCGCGAAGGCCTGACGGCGTGTCGGCGCCGTCGCCCGCCGGGGTGACTCCGGCCTCACGTATGACAACGGCTGCTTAGCGGGGGCCAGGTTCGGGAACACGCCAGAACGTGACCCCACGTATCGAGGACTACGCCCTCATCGGCGATCTCCAGACAGCCGCCCTGGTCGGAAAAAACGGTTCTGTCGACTGGCTGTGTCTTCCCCGCTTCGACTCGGGCGCCTGCTTCGCCGCCCTGCTCGGAGACGAGGACAACGGCCACTGGCGCATCGCGCCGAAGGGCGTGGACAACTGCACCCGGCGCGCCTACGCGGGCGAATCCCTCGTCCTGGAGACGTTCTGGGAGACCCGCACCGGCACGGTCAAGGTCATCGACTTCATGCCGCAGCGCGACAAGGTACCCGATGTGATGCGGATCATCGAGGGTGTCAGCGGCACCGTCGACATGACCTCCGTGATCCGGCTGCGCTTCGACTTCGGCTCGGTCGTGCCCTGGATGAGACGCTCGCAGGGCCACCGAGTGGCGGTCGCGGGGCCGGACTCCGCGTGGCTGCGCAGCGAGCCGCCGGTCAAGACCTGGGGCCAGCAGTTCTCCACCTGCTCCTCGTTCAGCGTCTCCGCCGGGGAACAGGTGGCGTTCGTCCTGACCTGGCACCCCTCGCACTCGCCCCGGCCCGATCTCGTCGACCCGTACGAGGCGCTGAAGAGCACGCTGTCCGACTGGGCCGAGTGGTCCGCCCGCTGCAAGTACCGGGGGCCCTACCGGGAGGCCGTGGTCCGTTCGCTGATCACCCTGAAGGCGCTCACCTTCGGCCCGACGGGCGGCATCGTGGCGGCCCCGACCACCTCGCTGCCCGAGGAGGTCGGCGGCGTACGGAACTGGGACTACCGCTTCTGCTGGCTGCGGGACTCCACGCTCACCCTCGGCGCGCTGATCTCGGCCGGATATCTGGAGGAGGCCGGCGCCTGGCGGGACTGGCTGCTGCGCGCCGTCGCCGGGGACCCGGCCGATCTGCAGATCATGTACGGGCTCGCGGGCGAGCGCAGACTGCCCGAGGTGGAGCTGACGTGGCTGCGCGGTTACGAGAACTCCGCCCCGGTCCGGATCGGCAACGCCGCGGTCCGCCAGCGTCAGCTCGATGTGTACGGGGAGGTCATCGACTCGCTCCGGCTGGCCCACGAGGCGGGCCTGGGCGAAAAACCGCACGCCTGGAACCTCCAGCTCAGCCTGCTCGGCTTCCTGGAGTCCACCTGGCGCGAGCCGGACGAGGGGCTGTGGGAGATCCGCGGCCAGCGCCGCCACTTCGTGCACTCCAAGGTGATGGCCTGGGTGGCGGCCGACCGCGCCGTGCGCAGCCTGGAGGAGAACCCGTCACTGACCGGTGACGCGGACCGCTGGCGGGCGATGCGGGACGCCGTGCACCGGGAGGTGTGCGAGAAGGGGTACGACCCGGTGCGCAACACCTTCACCCAGTCGTACGGGTCACGGGACCTGGACGCCGCGACGCTCCTGATCGCCCATACCGGGTTCCTGCCGCCGGACGACCCGCGCTTCGTGGGGACGGTGAACGCGGTCCGGGACGAGCTGGGCAGTGACGGGCTGGTCAGCCGCTACAGCACCGACGGCGCCTCGATCGACGGGCTGCCCGGCGGTGAGGGCGCGTTCCTGGCCTGTTCGTTCTGGCTGGCGGACGCGTTGCGGATGACCGGGCGCGCCGAGGAGGCCACCGAACTGTTCGAGCGGCTGCTGGCGCTCCGCAACGACGTGGGGCTGCTCGCCGAGGAGTACGACACGGTCGCCATGCGCCAGCTCGGCAACTTCCCGCAGGCCTTCAGCCACATCGGGCTGGTGGGAACGGCCGTCGCGCTGGCCGAGGCAGAGTGCCGCGAGAGCACGGCACCGGGCGAGGCGGCAGGATAGGGCCATGGATCTTGGACTGAAGGACCGTGTGTACATCGTCACCGGCGCGACCCGGGGGCTGGGCAACGCCGCCGCGCGCGCACTGGCCGCCGACGGCGCGAAGGTGATCGTCACCGGCCGGGACGAGAAGCGTGCCGAGGCGGCCGCCGCCGAACTGGGGCCGGACGCCGTCGGGCTCGCCGCCGACAACGCCGACCCGGCCTCGGCGCAGCAACTGGTGGATACCGCGCACGAGCGGTTCGGCCGGCTCGACGGCATCCTCATCAGCGTCGGCGGTCCGGCGCCCGGCTTCCTCGCGGACAACACCGACGAGCAGTGGCAGTCGGCCTTCGAGTCGGTCTTCCTGGGCGCGGTACGTCTTGCCCGAGCGTCCGCGGCGGTGCTGGGTGAGGGCGGTGTCATCGGCTTCGTGCTCTCCGGTTCCGTCCACGAGCCGATCGCCGGACTGACCATTTCCAACGGTCTGCGCCCCGGCCTGGCCGGGTTCGCCAAGTCACTGGCCAACGAGCTCGGCCCGCGGGGCATCCGGGTGGTGGGCGTGCTGCCGGCCCGGATCGACACGGACCGGGTACGTGAACTGGACGCGCTCTCGGGCGACGCGGAGGCCGCGCGCACGGCCAACGAGGCGCGCATCCCGCTGCGCCGCTACGGCAGGCCGGAGGAGTTCGGCCGGACGGCGGCCTTCCTGCTCTCGCCCGCCGCCTCGTATCTGACCGGCATCATGGTGCCGGTCGACGGCGGCTACCGGCACGGCTTCTGAGCCGTCCGGCGGAAGCGGCGGATGAACGGCGCCGGGCGGGCCGGAGGGTTCCGGCCCGCCCGGCGTGTCCGCACCGTCCGTCAGTTCGCCCGCTCCGCCCGTCAGCTCACCCGCGCCACCCGTCACCTCACCCGCACCGTCGTGTCAGCTCACCCGCTCCGCGCGGTGCTTGACCGCCCTCAGCCGCACCTCGGCGGGCAGCCGCGCCAGCCCGGCGGAGTCCTTGGCATGGGCCAGCGCCTCGTCGGTCAGCCGTCCCAGCGCTTCCTCCGGCGCCGCGTGCGGCTCCATCAGCAGCCGGATCCTGGCCTGTGGCGTGCTGCGCCTGCCGGTCAGTACGACCTGGGCGCGGGCCACCCCGTCCAGGGCGCCCGACTCCGCGGCGAGCACGCCCTCCAGCGCCCGGCCGCGCAGCAGCGCGCCCTCGCCGTCCCCGCTGTCCACCAGCACCTCGGCGAGGCGGGCCCGGCGCAGCTGGGCCAGCAGCCACCACAGCGCGAGCACGACGAGGACGGCGAGGACCGCGATCACCGTCGGCCACCACCAGCCGTCCGAGCGCCAGCGGTCCCGGTCGGCCTCGCTGAGCAGTACGTCGTTCTTGCCGGACCACGGCCACCAGGACGGTACGGAGAGCCTGAGCGCGGCGGCCGTCACCCCGCCGCCCACGCAGACCAGCACCAGCCCGGCGAGGCCAAGCAGTACCCGGTTGACGGTCCTGAGCACGCCGCTCACCCCTTCTTCGCCGGACGGCGGACATGGACGGACAGGCTCGGCGGCCTGGCCAGGCCGAGTTCCCCGATGCCCGTGGAGAGCACGGTGTCCAGATCGGCCCGTACGTCGTCGAGTTCACGGAAGTGCGAGACGGCCCGCACCCCCACCTTGCTCCGGCCCATCCGGACCCGGACCGACTGCACGCCGGACACCTCGACGGCGCGGTCGCGCAGGACCATCGCGGCCGCCGTCCGGTCGAGCGCGGCCCGAACATCCGGGCGGTCGCGGCGCATCGGCAGCAGATCACGGAGTCCGGGCGTGAGTGCGAGGACGATCAGCCACAGGCCGATCACCGTCGCGACCGCCGCACCGGTCAGTACCCAGACGTCGTTCAGCGGCCGCCGGGCGAGCTCGTCGGCCAGCGAGCGGCGCCACTGCATCGCCGGATGCCCGGCGCGGACCGCCGCCACGTCGTACAGGAACAGTCCGGCGCCGCCGAGGACCACCAGGGCCAGGATGCCCGCCGGGATGCGGCGCGTGGACCAGAAGCGGCCGGCGCCGCCCCCGCCCCGCTCCTTGGCGGGCACCGGGTCGTAGGCGGCGGACGAGGCGGACTGGTCGAGTTCGAGCACGTCCCCGTGCTCCACCGGCTGGACCGTGGGCAGCCGCTGCGTACCGTGTTCCGGGTTCTGGGGCTCGGTCATCGGATCCTCCCCTGCGCCGCGAGGCTCGCTCCTGAGGGGTGCAGGCGCTCGACCTGTACGGCCACTTCGGGCACCTCCATCCCCGCCAACGCCTTTACCCGCATCACGACCCGGCGACGCACCGCGCCGCACTGCCGGCCGATGTCGCTGGGATACCCGAGCTCCAGGCTCACCCGTACCCGGGCGGTGTCACGGTGCACCGTGACCGTGGCGCGTGGCGACGCACCTTCCTTCGCCGGCTCGTCGATGGCCTCCTTCGCCGCCTGTGCGGCGATCTTCGCGACCACCCGGTCGGCGATCCGGGTCGCCCCGCGCTCCGCGGCGGCGACCCGTCCGCTCACCCCCGACACGGCCGTCACCGCCGTCGGTCGCCGCGATCGCGACTCCGGAAGAAGTCGCCGGGCTCAAGGTCACCGTCGACGAAGCGACCGACGACGAAGCCGATCGCCCCCAACGCGGCCACCAGCAGGAAGGCACCGAACCCACCGAAGTATCCGGCGAATCCGAGTGCCATGCCTGCCACCATGCCGACCACAGCCATACTCATCGTGCGCTCCTCAACTACCTCGGGCGGGAGGACTACTGGAGACGTGGCTCGGTCTGTTCGTCGTCGTCTTCCTCGTCGGGCAGTTTCACATCGCTCACCGCGATGTTGACCTCGACGACTTCGAGGCCAGTCATCCGCTCGACCGCCGCGACGACGTTCTCCCGTACGTCACGGGCGACATCGGCGATCGACACGCCGTAGTCCACGACGATCTCCAGGTCGAGGGCGGTCTGCGACTCGCCGACCTCGGCCTTCACGCCACGGGTGACGGACCTGCCGCCTCCGGGCACCCGGTCGCGCACCGCGCCGAAGGTACGGGAGAGGCCGCTGCCCATCGCGTGCACGCCGACCACGTCGCGTGCCGCCATTCCAGCGATCTTCTCGACCACACCGTCCGCGATCGTCGTACGGCCGCGGGTGGCGGGGTCTCCCCCGCCGCGCTTGGTCAGTGGCGTGCTCCTGTCGCCACCCGCCGCGTCCTTGTCGGGGTTCTCGGGCCGGTTCCACTGTGGATTGTCGGTCATCGCCGTTCTTCCCTTCGGGGCAGGGTTGAGCTTCATCGCCCACGTTAACGACCTCACCCGCGATCGGCAGTGGGAGCAGGAGCGGCGACGCGCCGACAATCATGGGTCGGGTCGTAAGTGCGTTTGCCCCGTCTCACGCCATGGATGCGGCAGGCTGGGACGATGACGGCTGACAGCCCGCACAGGGCCGACGGATGGACTGCCGCGGTGCGGCAACGGCTCGGCCTCGGACGGCTGGTCCCGCTGGGCGGCCCGGCGGACGGTGCCTGGATCTCGGAACGGGCCGCGGTCGCGGTGCTGCGCCGCGCGGTACGTGCCCCGGGGGCGGGTCCGGTGCTCGGGGAGATGAGGATCGCGGTGTCCGATCCGGTGACGGCCCCCGATCCACAGGTGCCGTCACCCCCGAGTGCGCTGCCGCCCGGCCCGCTGCGGATCGAGGCGACCATGGCGGCGACGGCCGACCAGCCGCTGCCCGCCGCCGCGGCGACGCTGCGCTCGGCGCTGCTCGCGGCGGCCTCGCGGCGGCTCGGCCTGGTGGTCGCCGAGGTGGACCTCCAGGTGACGGAGTTGCTGGACACCGTGCCGGAGCGGGCGGAGCCGGCGCCGTCCGCGGTGCGCGCGGCGAAGCCCGAGGGCGCGGCGGGCCGCGCGGCCGCCGCGGTGTCCGGTGTCGCGACGCTGACCCGGGTGCTGGGCGCGGCGGTGCACACGGGCGCGGATCACGTACGGGTCGAGCTGGCGACGGACGGCGACCACCGCGCGCTCGACGTGGCACGCGCGGTGCGGGCGGCGGTGACGAAAGCGGTGGACGGGCATCCGCCGGTCTCGGTGCTGGTCACGGCGGTGACGGGGGAATCGGCGCCGCCGGGGGCACCGGGGATGCCGGGGACGCCGGGGACGCCGGGGACGCCGGGGACGCCGGGGACGCCGGGGACGCCGGGGACCGCGTAACGCCGGGCCGGGCGCCCCGTGGACCCGAACGCGCCCCGTGGACCTGAACGCGGCGCGAAGACCGCCGGGCGCGGCGCGAAGCCGGGCGCGGCGCGAAGACCGCCGGGCGCGGTGCAGGGCCGGAGGCGGGTGTGCCCCCGGCCGGGTGACGTATCAGTCGAACATGCCCGCGAGGTCGCGCAGCCGGCGGCCCTGCGCGGCCCGTTCGGCGGTGCGCTGCTCCTCGTACGTACGGGAGACGGCCCCGCTCAGCAGGGCCTTGGTCTCGACGAGGGCGTCGCGCGGGGCGGCCAGCAGGGCGCCGGCCAGGTCGCGGGCGGCTCCGTCGAGCTCCTCGGCGGGCACCACGAGGTTGGCCAGGCCGGTGCGCTCGGCCTCGGCGGAGTGCACGAAGCGGCCGGTGGCGCAGATTTCGAGCGCGCGGGCGTACCCCACCAGGTGCACCAGGGGGTGCGTGCCGGTGAGGTCGGGCACCAGACCGAGGCTGGTCTCGCGCATGGCGAACTGCACGTCCTCGGCGACAATCCGCAGATCGCAGGCGAGAGCGAGTTGGAAGCCCGCACCGATGGCATGTCCCTGGACGGCCGCGATCGACACGATGTCGTTGCGTCGCCACCAGGTGAACGCCTCCTGGTACTCGGCGATGACCGCGTCGAGCTCGGCCTCCGGGCCACGCCCCATGTCGAGGAACGACGGCTCACCGTCGAACCCCTCCGGGGTGAACGCCTGCCGGTCGAGACCCGCGGAGAAGGACATGCCTTCGCCCCGCAGAACGACGACCCGCACACTGCCGGGCAGTGCCCGTCCGGCCTCTGTCAACGCCCGCCACAGAGCGGGGGACTGAGCGTTGCGCTTGGCCGGGTTGGTGAGGGTCACCGTGGCAATCGCGTCATCGACGGTGAGTCGTACGCCGTCCTTGTCGAGCACGGAGTCGAGCGAGGTCATGGAGCGCCTCCGGATCGGGTGCAGTCAGCACATGAAGCTAAGTGACTGAACAGTAACCACCCGATCGACCGCACGATCGACCGGGTGGCCACCGCCGAAACCGGTGAGCCCCGGAGCAGGTCCTAGAATCTGCCCCGATGCGCCGACGACTGTCAGGCCGTCGCAGCCTTCTTGCCTCGTGTCGCTCCGCCACGTCCTCGCAGCGTCACTCCGGACTCGCTGAGCATCCGGTGGACGAACCCATAGGAGCGGCCGGTTTCCTCGGCCAACGCCCGGATGCTCGCACCGGAGTCGTACTTCTTCTTCAGGTCTGCCGCGAGCTTGTCGCGCGCGGCGCCGGTTACCCGGCTGCCCTTCTTCAGAGTCTCGGCCACCCGTGCCTCCTCGTGGGAAGTGCGCTCTGGACTCTCATGATCACCCCTCCAGAGCTTCCTGGCCACCCATTCGGCAAGGTCAGTGCAACCGGTTTCGCGCCCCAGGAGTGCGCCGGGCCGCCCGGAGTCCCGCATTCCATGTGGCTGTGGAGTCCCGTGGGGGACCGCTCCGAAAGAACGTCCAGGTCAGGGCCACACAGGGATCGCGGCCACCTATGGGTGCACCCGGCAGGTATCTGCCGGGCGCCGCGCCGAGGTACGAGACGTACTCACGCAGATGATGGATCACGCGTAGGCCGAATGATCCAGCAGGAGTGGATCAGCCGGTGCCGGGCCGGGTCAGGCCAGCGAGACCAGGTCCCGGTAGTCCGCACCCCACAGGTCCTCGACGCCGTCCGGCAGCAGGATGATGCGCTCGGGCTGGAGCGCCTCGACCGCGCCCTCGTCGTGCGTGACGAGGACGACCGCGCCCTTGTACGTACGCAGCGCGCCGAGGATCTCCTCGCGGCTGGCCGGGTCGAGGTTGTTGGTGGGCTCGTCGAGCAGGAGCACATTGGCGGAGGAGACCACCAGCGTCGCCAGGGCGAGCCGGGTCTTCTCGCCGCCGGAGAGCACCCCGGCGGGCTTGTCCACGTCGTCGCCGGAGAAGAGGAACGAGCCGAGCGTCTTGCGGACCGCGACGAGGTCGAGGTCGGGCGCCGCGGAGCGCATGTTCTCCAGGACGGTGCGGTTCGGGTCGAGGGTCTCGTGCTCCTGGGCGTAGTAGCCGAGCTTGAGTCCGTGGCCCTCGATGATGTCG
It contains:
- a CDS encoding glycoside hydrolase family 15 protein; amino-acid sequence: MTPRIEDYALIGDLQTAALVGKNGSVDWLCLPRFDSGACFAALLGDEDNGHWRIAPKGVDNCTRRAYAGESLVLETFWETRTGTVKVIDFMPQRDKVPDVMRIIEGVSGTVDMTSVIRLRFDFGSVVPWMRRSQGHRVAVAGPDSAWLRSEPPVKTWGQQFSTCSSFSVSAGEQVAFVLTWHPSHSPRPDLVDPYEALKSTLSDWAEWSARCKYRGPYREAVVRSLITLKALTFGPTGGIVAAPTTSLPEEVGGVRNWDYRFCWLRDSTLTLGALISAGYLEEAGAWRDWLLRAVAGDPADLQIMYGLAGERRLPEVELTWLRGYENSAPVRIGNAAVRQRQLDVYGEVIDSLRLAHEAGLGEKPHAWNLQLSLLGFLESTWREPDEGLWEIRGQRRHFVHSKVMAWVAADRAVRSLEENPSLTGDADRWRAMRDAVHREVCEKGYDPVRNTFTQSYGSRDLDAATLLIAHTGFLPPDDPRFVGTVNAVRDELGSDGLVSRYSTDGASIDGLPGGEGAFLACSFWLADALRMTGRAEEATELFERLLALRNDVGLLAEEYDTVAMRQLGNFPQAFSHIGLVGTAVALAEAECRESTAPGEAAG
- a CDS encoding SDR family oxidoreductase; translation: MDLGLKDRVYIVTGATRGLGNAAARALAADGAKVIVTGRDEKRAEAAAAELGPDAVGLAADNADPASAQQLVDTAHERFGRLDGILISVGGPAPGFLADNTDEQWQSAFESVFLGAVRLARASAAVLGEGGVIGFVLSGSVHEPIAGLTISNGLRPGLAGFAKSLANELGPRGIRVVGVLPARIDTDRVRELDALSGDAEAARTANEARIPLRRYGRPEEFGRTAAFLLSPAASYLTGIMVPVDGGYRHGF
- the amaP gene encoding alkaline shock response membrane anchor protein AmaP, with translation MSGVLRTVNRVLLGLAGLVLVCVGGGVTAAALRLSVPSWWPWSGKNDVLLSEADRDRWRSDGWWWPTVIAVLAVLVVLALWWLLAQLRRARLAEVLVDSGDGEGALLRGRALEGVLAAESGALDGVARAQVVLTGRRSTPQARIRLLMEPHAAPEEALGRLTDEALAHAKDSAGLARLPAEVRLRAVKHRAERVS
- a CDS encoding DUF6286 domain-containing protein → MTEPQNPEHGTQRLPTVQPVEHGDVLELDQSASSAAYDPVPAKERGGGGAGRFWSTRRIPAGILALVVLGGAGLFLYDVAAVRAGHPAMQWRRSLADELARRPLNDVWVLTGAAVATVIGLWLIVLALTPGLRDLLPMRRDRPDVRAALDRTAAAMVLRDRAVEVSGVQSVRVRMGRSKVGVRAVSHFRELDDVRADLDTVLSTGIGELGLARPPSLSVHVRRPAKKG
- a CDS encoding Asp23/Gls24 family envelope stress response protein, giving the protein MTDNPQWNRPENPDKDAAGGDRSTPLTKRGGGDPATRGRTTIADGVVEKIAGMAARDVVGVHAMGSGLSRTFGAVRDRVPGGGRSVTRGVKAEVGESQTALDLEIVVDYGVSIADVARDVRENVVAAVERMTGLEVVEVNIAVSDVKLPDEEDDDEQTEPRLQ
- a CDS encoding enoyl-CoA hydratase/isomerase family protein, whose protein sequence is MTSLDSVLDKDGVRLTVDDAIATVTLTNPAKRNAQSPALWRALTEAGRALPGSVRVVVLRGEGMSFSAGLDRQAFTPEGFDGEPSFLDMGRGPEAELDAVIAEYQEAFTWWRRNDIVSIAAVQGHAIGAGFQLALACDLRIVAEDVQFAMRETSLGLVPDLTGTHPLVHLVGYARALEICATGRFVHSAEAERTGLANLVVPAEELDGAARDLAGALLAAPRDALVETKALLSGAVSRTYEEQRTAERAAQGRRLRDLAGMFD
- a CDS encoding helix-turn-helix domain-containing protein, which gives rise to MAETLKKGSRVTGAARDKLAADLKKKYDSGASIRALAEETGRSYGFVHRMLSESGVTLRGRGGATRGKKAATA